atttaatatattttttacaacGTTTTCCTTGATGAAAACATATACTAATGTTTGGTTGTGTTAAGCTGTTGATAATGTTTTGTGAAGGAAACTATTTTAcaccaaaagggaaaaattgacTTACATTGATGTGCGTGAGTCATTACAATTGTTAAACTCTTGTTCAACATACTTGCTTCAACCAATATATAACTATTTTCTTCCTTTAGTTCTTAATATTATCACAAAAGCATCTCCGCCGTCTCCCAACCATACATTATACTGTTATAGATCTTAATATTATCACAAAAGCATCTCTGCCATCTCCCAACCATACATTATActgttatgatgtgtttggtGTGATGTAAATTGTTTTCTATGACAATATTTCTGTGTTTATCAGGAGACCATTTTCTAGATTAGGTTCCGGTATTAGGTATTAGGGTAGGTAACTTATTTCAATCGTAAAAATGTTAAAATATAGGGGATGCGGCCCAAGGTTTCTACTTTTAAGAATGAAACCTCTGAATGAATAGGCAACATAGAGTATCTGGAAAGGTTGAACTGACAGATTAAGCTAGAAAAATTGGGTCCATTCTTGTGAAATAGGTTCGTAGATATTATTGCTCCAATGTCAAATGAAAGGCTTATATTTCCGTAGGAAAGTCTTCTTGCTTGATATTAGAATCTTACCCTAAAttgctcggactcgggtgcggCTATCCGATACAGGTACGGATCCGTGTATCGGATTCggcaaaatctaaattttaagattcagGGGTGCGAATCCTGGTGTGGATACGGATGCTGGGATTCagctaagaaaattcaaaattataaaaaaatagagcTTTAAAGATATTGTATGAAAACTTACATGTTTGTAGAATTCAATCTTTCATTCTCCAAgattggtaatttttttttttgttgaagaatTCTCCAAGATGGGCATTCCATTTCCCATGTCTTAAATCtgttttatcttttattttgagatatcaAAATCTcaatcccccccccccaaaaaattatCCAAGGACTCCGCTCAAAGTATCCGAAGTTGGTTGACCGTATCCGAACCGTATCCCGCACCACCCCCGTCCCAGTCGTGTCGAGACGGGTTCGCCATCAAAATGAAGAGTCCGCGCAACTTAGATCTTACCCAGAGTGCTTAATGTGACCATCTATTGGTTCAGGTTTCATCCATGAAGCTAGAGAAGAGATAACAATTTGGTTCTCCTTTAATGACCATAGAAACATGCATTTGCTTCAATAATTCCTTATCAAAGTGGAAATATTATAAACTAAAATTTACCACAAGTAGAAGTAGTCATGTGTATTTTTATCACCTTGGAAAAGAGTGCTTGTGGGATGAACTTAAAACTGCATAATTGCGAGGAGGAAAATAAAGTTGCCCCAATTGCTAGTCAGTGTTTACTTGGCAGAATCTTGTTTTGATAGGGCTTGCCTAGATCGTTTCTTTCCTGTACTAAACAATATTTGGAGGTTTAGGCAAAACCTTTTACATTGAAATTGCCCGCTTATTGAAAAAGATGTAATGCTTATACTGGCACGCAAAATTGTGGGAACTTACCTTTGAGAATGTACCCTGCACATATTCATTACCTAGATGGAGAACTTTTTTAATTATCCTACTAACATAAACATGCCATGAGAGAGACTtctattataaaaaaattgctATTATCTCCGATTCCTTTAGCCCTTACTTCAACACTCAATAATACCTTTAGCCAGTCAAAGTCTGATGCTTAAAATGGAGAGAATATTGGAAATTGACGAATTGAATGAACTTATTAAGAGTTTGGATTCTGTCCAAAGATTTGACTTACCTTCTTGAATCATATGCAATCTAAATTCTAATAGAATGCTCATAACTCCCTTTTAACGGACATGCCAAATACTCAATTGTTTGTAAATTTTGTATATGCTGTTGTTTGCCAATTCTTGTTAACTGTTGTCTTTTGCCATTGACATAATATACGTTCTAATTATTACTTTATGTCGGGGATCGCATACCAAATTACGTTCTGCAGCAAGTGGTTTCTGCAAAAGATTGGTCATGAAGGTAACTGTTCAGCTTGTGTTGTCTTTCATATGCCATTGCCTTGGAACTTATTCTTTTATGTTCTCCTTTACTGTGAAATCACTCTATTTTTctgttttccttatttttccCGACATTTTCTAGGTCTCAACAACTTATTGATGGCTTATGAGGATAAAACAGCATACGCTATGTGTGTTTTTTCTCTCGCTCTTGGGCCAAATACCGAGCCAATGACTTTTGTAGGAAAAACTTTGGTAAGTATTTGCTTCTATAATCCATGAATATCTCCTTTAGACTTCATGTTCACTTTTTCCATGGAATATTTCTTCTGATCGGGGTTATGTTTCAAACTAGAATGATCCTTTGTGGCTATTGCATGAATAGTTTGCCAAATTAATATCCATGGTGCTGgttatttcatgttatatttaaGTACCAGAGCTCTGGCTATTTGCTTACTTATGAAAAGCAAATGGAAAGTAGTTCCTATGTGACTTCTTACCATGgtgcttatttttcttttaatgcaACCATAAAACCAACCCATCAGTTTTCACTCAACTAAGAGAACTCCAAAGATGTTCCTTCTAAAAgtgattttactttttttttttttttttttttttttaaatatgaaaaatagtCCTAGAAGATACGCATGTGTAGAAGCTCCTGAACTCTCTTCCTTAAATCCAAGAAGGGAAATACTAGCATTTTTGAGTTTCTGGTGAATTTTTTACCATGTTTTATCGGATTCAAGATTTCCTAGGTGAATAAAAGACTGTTCCTCCCAGAATACATTAGAAGCCTTAAACTTGGCTGTTTGATAAGCTTGATGATTCTGGTGCAACCCAATTGGTTACTTGAGTTGCTTAATAGTATGGCTATTTGGTGCTAGGCAAGCGTGTTGCTCTTGTCATCTGGCTTTGTGTTTTTTGTTTGACAATCGTGCTTTTCGTTTTTCTTCACTGTTATCCCTCAACCTTTTGATGATTTATTCTGTGTGTATTGTCCAGTTGTTTAATACTTTTAGATTGTAATCTGAAAGTCTCCTGCATTAACAGTAAGTTTGGATCCTATCCTAAAATGAAGAACTCATGAAACTTGATAGGTTTTTCTTTAGATGTTTCTTTGTTGAACTATGCAAACAATAGCGCTAACATTGCAAGCATGGCTCTTCAGGGCAGGATAGTTCCAGCAAGGGGACCCACTGATTTCGGATGGGATCCGATATTTCAACCTCATGGCTATGATCAGACGTAAATCTTTTCCTCTTAGATATTTTCCTTTTCGACGTCTGACACGAAGAGTACTAAAAATAGAAATGTTCTTGCAGTTACGCTGAGATGCCCAAGGAAGAAAAAAACAGGATTTCCCACCGGGGTAAGGCTCTTGAACTAGTGAAGTCACACTTTGTTGAGGCTCAATACACTTTCCAGACCGACTCCACTACCTAAGGAAGGCTAGGGTGTATGCCTCTGCAGTACCATAATATTCATGGTTTTGCTCAAGAGCTATAATTGATGACAATGTAAGCTTCTTTTACTCTCCCAGATAAAATAGGGTGAAGGATGAGATACGTGAAATTTTGGAACATATAGTAGTAGTTAATAGAGTTTATGATCCAACACAaccttttgtttatttttaatttcatttggtatgggAGAGGGATGGATATTTGATTTAAGACGATGACTATCCCAAATATTATCATGAAATGAGAATCGCCCATGACCATATGAGGTGATAATAATCATTTCGTCAACCAATGTGCGATACTTTAATATT
This portion of the Lycium ferocissimum isolate CSIRO_LF1 chromosome 1, AGI_CSIRO_Lferr_CH_V1, whole genome shotgun sequence genome encodes:
- the LOC132045376 gene encoding inosine triphosphate pyrophosphatase, producing MAAVRTVVLPRPVTFVTGNAKKLEEVRAILGQAIPFQSLKLDLPELQGEPEDISKEKARIAAKEVNGPVLVEDTCLCFNALKGLPGPYIKWFLQKIGHEGLNNLLMAYEDKTAYAMCVFSLALGPNTEPMTFVGKTLGRIVPARGPTDFGWDPIFQPHGYDQTYAEMPKEEKNRISHRGKALELVKSHFVEAQYTFQTDSTT